A genomic region of Coriobacteriaceae bacterium contains the following coding sequences:
- a CDS encoding helix-turn-helix domain-containing protein, giving the protein MSFRENLQHLRATHNMTQEQLAMILGVSRQSVTKWESEKSYPEMDKLLRMCQIFDCTLDELVQGDLTGRPVESAASVVPGTPPVDVVGYDEHMRGFARKVSIGVFSIVFGVALSILFFCAADIDTYSPLEGLFSENVYLALGTLLLFAGVGVGLAMLIPGGMGHSAFVREHPYIEDFYTPAQKEEARKHFSWRLVGGIMCILVGVCFVIATADTALSECVAPSVMLMLIACGAGLIVYGGMMYGRMNIANYNRSAGEVLEAHEIESAPLTDEQKRELLQTHATDKRIGAICGCIMIIATIAGLVMLFVPTHSYAQSLFWLAWPIGGLLCGIVSLLMKAFGSDERS; this is encoded by the coding sequence ATGAGCTTTCGAGAAAACCTCCAGCATTTGCGCGCAACACACAACATGACCCAGGAGCAGCTGGCCATGATACTCGGCGTGAGCCGGCAGTCGGTGACCAAATGGGAATCCGAGAAGTCGTACCCGGAGATGGACAAGCTTCTGCGCATGTGCCAGATATTCGACTGCACGCTCGACGAGCTCGTGCAGGGAGACCTTACCGGCCGTCCGGTGGAGTCAGCAGCCTCGGTGGTGCCGGGAACTCCGCCGGTCGATGTCGTGGGCTATGACGAGCACATGCGGGGGTTTGCCCGCAAGGTCTCGATTGGCGTCTTCTCCATCGTCTTCGGTGTCGCGCTGTCGATCCTGTTCTTCTGCGCCGCCGACATCGACACGTATAGTCCGCTGGAGGGTCTGTTCTCCGAGAACGTTTACCTGGCGTTAGGGACGTTGCTCTTGTTTGCGGGCGTGGGGGTCGGGCTCGCCATGCTCATACCCGGTGGCATGGGTCACAGCGCGTTCGTACGTGAGCATCCCTACATCGAGGATTTCTACACGCCGGCCCAGAAGGAGGAAGCGCGCAAGCATTTCAGCTGGCGCCTTGTGGGTGGCATCATGTGCATACTCGTCGGCGTCTGCTTTGTCATCGCCACCGCCGACACGGCGCTGTCCGAATGCGTCGCCCCATCCGTCATGCTCATGCTCATAGCATGTGGCGCGGGACTTATCGTGTACGGTGGCATGATGTACGGCCGCATGAACATCGCCAACTACAATCGCAGCGCCGGCGAGGTGCTGGAGGCGCACGAGATCGAGTCGGCACCCCTGACCGATGAGCAGAAGCGCGAGCTTCTCCAAACGCACGCGACCGACAAACGTATCGGCGCGATTTGCGGCTGCATCATGATCATCGCCACCATCGCCGGCCTCGTCATGCTCTTCGTACCGACGCACTCGTACGCGCAGTCGCTTTTCTGGCTTGCATGGCCCATAGGCGGTCTGTTGTGCGGCATCGTCTCGCTGCTCATGAAGGCCTTCGGGTCCGACGAGCGTTCGTGA
- a CDS encoding HAMP domain-containing histidine kinase — translation MNDSLARHVVVLAALCIAVTGATFLAVGVEAALCCAILSLVVFVFFLVVSLRRRAEIRRLTDEIDEVLNLGRRLTFSNCREGDIAVLANELEKMVARLSRLTSQIESEKTALADSFADISHQIRTPLTAAELMLPAIERATDEEQRKRLARDLEHLLDRVSWLVATLLKMAKVDAGALHMESRPVSVASMVARACAPLELPLDLRGIALVIDIPDDARFTGDETWCAEAIENIVKNSMEHCQAGGTITIRAEEDALACHISISDDGPGISEEDLPHLFERFYRGTGSKEGEGFGVGLALARSLVSGQGGTLRAGNVPGEDGSSAGAVFEIAFPKLCV, via the coding sequence GTGAACGACTCGCTTGCCAGACACGTTGTAGTCCTCGCCGCACTGTGCATCGCCGTCACCGGCGCGACGTTCCTTGCCGTCGGCGTGGAGGCCGCACTCTGTTGCGCCATCCTCTCCCTTGTCGTCTTCGTCTTCTTCCTCGTCGTCTCGCTGCGCCGCCGAGCCGAGATACGACGCCTCACGGATGAGATCGACGAGGTCCTCAACCTTGGTAGACGCCTGACCTTCTCGAATTGCCGCGAGGGCGACATCGCCGTCCTCGCCAACGAGCTCGAGAAGATGGTGGCGCGCCTTTCCCGGCTTACCAGCCAGATCGAGAGCGAGAAGACCGCGCTGGCGGACTCTTTCGCCGACATATCGCATCAGATCCGCACACCACTGACGGCCGCCGAACTCATGCTCCCGGCTATCGAGCGTGCCACGGACGAGGAGCAGCGCAAGAGGCTCGCGCGCGACCTCGAACACCTGCTCGACCGGGTATCCTGGCTCGTCGCCACGCTGCTCAAGATGGCCAAGGTCGATGCCGGGGCACTGCACATGGAGTCGCGACCCGTATCCGTCGCGTCCATGGTCGCCCGCGCCTGCGCCCCACTCGAGCTGCCCCTCGACCTGCGCGGCATCGCGCTTGTCATCGATATCCCCGACGACGCACGCTTCACGGGCGACGAGACCTGGTGCGCCGAGGCAATCGAGAACATCGTGAAGAACTCGATGGAGCACTGCCAAGCCGGAGGGACGATCACCATACGTGCCGAGGAAGATGCGCTGGCCTGCCACATCTCCATCAGCGATGACGGACCCGGCATATCCGAGGAGGACCTTCCCCACCTCTTCGAGCGCTTCTACCGGGGCACCGGGTCGAAGGAGGGCGAGGGCTTTGGCGTTGGGCTTGCGCTCGCCCGTTCACTCGTCTCGGGGCAAGGCGGCACGCTGCGCGCCGGAAACGTCCCGGGCGAGGATGGCAGCTCCGCCGGCGCCGTCTTCGAAATCGCCTTTCCCAAGCTCTGCGTCTGA
- a CDS encoding acyltransferase family protein, giving the protein MQNPTLTERYYYLDALRIIAICAIVLLHVAGSYWYELDVSSFDWHVVNAYDCMTRWGVPVFVMISGALFLDPSRPQPLKKLWGKNILHIVVLILFWGLFYALIYDRPGQLSPESLVGFLEAAMFGPQHLWFLFMLIGLYAIVPLLRCITAIESATKYFLAIGFVLNVALPLVTIDGMFPLLDRLMGAFMIQLPLGYSFYFVLGHYLASHVFTRRVRIGIYFLGLLCLVAATAASAWFSNIAHAADNAIIAGSCFFMFAAAGIFVFVRQLFHKHEPSARGKRLVTALSSCTLGVYVIHIFVLRLLMQLGMSGIVPPVLVSIPGMALLACVLSFGIACVLKKIPVFGSYFV; this is encoded by the coding sequence TTGCAGAACCCAACCTTGACCGAGCGGTATTACTACCTGGACGCTTTGCGCATCATCGCGATATGCGCGATTGTCCTGCTCCACGTCGCCGGTTCGTATTGGTACGAGCTTGACGTTTCCAGCTTCGACTGGCACGTCGTAAACGCATACGACTGCATGACGAGATGGGGCGTCCCCGTGTTCGTGATGATCAGCGGCGCGCTCTTTCTCGACCCCAGCCGTCCGCAACCCCTCAAGAAGCTGTGGGGTAAGAACATCCTCCACATCGTGGTGCTCATTCTCTTCTGGGGCCTTTTCTACGCGTTGATCTACGACCGGCCCGGGCAGCTCTCGCCCGAATCGCTCGTGGGCTTCCTCGAAGCGGCCATGTTCGGTCCCCAGCATCTCTGGTTCCTCTTCATGCTCATCGGGCTTTACGCCATCGTGCCGTTGCTCAGGTGCATCACGGCAATCGAAAGTGCCACGAAGTACTTTCTCGCCATCGGATTCGTCTTGAACGTGGCGCTTCCCCTTGTAACTATCGATGGCATGTTCCCGTTGCTGGACAGGCTCATGGGCGCCTTCATGATTCAGCTGCCCCTGGGCTACTCGTTCTACTTCGTCCTTGGCCATTACCTCGCCTCGCATGTTTTCACGCGGCGCGTCCGCATCGGCATCTACTTCCTGGGACTCCTTTGTCTCGTTGCGGCGACGGCGGCATCCGCCTGGTTTTCCAACATTGCCCACGCGGCGGACAACGCGATAATCGCGGGCTCGTGTTTCTTCATGTTCGCTGCAGCGGGCATCTTCGTCTTCGTCAGGCAGCTGTTTCACAAGCATGAGCCAAGCGCGCGCGGCAAGCGCCTCGTGACGGCACTTTCGTCGTGCACCTTGGGGGTCTATGTCATCCACATCTTCGTGCTGCGATTGCTGATGCAACTCGGCATGAGCGGAATCGTCCCACCTGTCCTCGTCTCGATTCCCGGCATGGCGCTGCTGGCCTGCGTCCTCTCCTTTGGCATCGCCTGCGTGCTCAAGAAGATCCCGGTTTTCGGCTCCTATTTCGTGTAG
- a CDS encoding ABC transporter ATP-binding protein: MDILKVTNLTKVYGKGAQATCALDDVSFSIPEGQFVAIVGASGSGKSTLLHLIGGVDRPTSGTVELNGANIYARTDEQLAVFRRREVGLVYQFYNLVPILNVAENITLPVALDGRAVNEERLSALMRTLGLQGYGNRLPNQLSGGQQQRVAIGRALMNNPAIVLADEPTGNLDSQNSREIMALLEAANREAGQTLIVITHDDDIALSADRIIAIEDGRIVSDERIR; this comes from the coding sequence ATGGACATCCTCAAGGTTACCAACCTGACGAAGGTCTACGGTAAGGGAGCGCAGGCGACATGTGCGCTGGACGACGTCTCGTTTTCGATTCCGGAGGGCCAGTTCGTCGCCATCGTTGGCGCATCGGGCTCGGGCAAGTCGACGCTCTTGCATCTCATCGGCGGAGTGGATCGCCCCACGTCGGGTACCGTCGAGCTCAACGGCGCGAACATCTACGCACGCACCGACGAGCAACTCGCCGTGTTCCGACGCCGCGAGGTGGGCCTCGTCTACCAGTTCTACAACCTCGTGCCCATACTCAACGTCGCCGAGAACATCACGCTGCCGGTTGCCCTGGATGGGCGCGCCGTGAACGAGGAGCGCCTCTCCGCGCTCATGCGCACGCTCGGGCTTCAAGGTTATGGCAACCGCCTACCCAATCAGCTTTCCGGCGGTCAGCAGCAGCGCGTGGCCATCGGACGTGCACTCATGAACAACCCGGCCATCGTATTGGCCGACGAGCCCACGGGCAATCTCGACTCGCAGAACTCCCGCGAGATCATGGCACTTCTGGAAGCGGCAAACCGCGAGGCGGGACAGACGCTCATCGTCATCACGCATGACGATGACATCGCGCTGTCCGCCGACCGCATCATCGCGATCGAGGATGGCCGCATCGTATCCGACGAGAGGATCCGATGA
- a CDS encoding molybdopterin-dependent oxidoreductase — MSEKYKTVEHERPFKYEEGDLNVTRGCAWTGPGCHMGCGVIMYTDQEGKFVKCEGDPEDPWTEGRLCMRCLDAPEVTNHEKRLLYPMKRDPKDRGKDKWERISWDEAYDLITEKFMDMKEKYGAESVVFAQGTGRDIAAYITRLAWSFGSPNYTGFLSGQACYLPRIAGMAATTGAPWIPDCAQQFPERYDHPDYEVPEVMFIWGNYPLKSNLEGFYGHWVIDLMKRGMKIVTVDPKVTWLATKSDLHLRVRPGTDAALALSMMDVIIKEDLYDHEFVDKWCYGFDELKARAAEFPPEKVAEITWVPADKIVAAARMLGKAKNSTLQWGVAVDMTREAMPAGQAILALWEITGNMERPGGMIVAPEILSVAGGWGRELLGPEQEKKRIGIQDYPLYNFGFAVSQPDETVKTIETGDPYEIHGAWLQTTNPLACMGADPQRLYKALSKLDFIVVVDLFRTPTIEALADVVLPAQTFAERNGLAFISGAQRGSTINKIVDIGETKSDMQINLELGKRWNPDGWPWDNVDEMFTDMLEPTGMTFEELQEVAPAYQPIEYYRYEKGMLRSDGQPGFNTPTGRIELWSNFYSRAGLDPLPYFEEPEPGPGSTPELMDEYPLVMTSGARFWGMFHSEHRQIERMRHYRPWPLMEIHPDTAAKYGIKDGDWVWMEGPLGRAKRKAKLTPIMDRRLVSCDHGWWFPEGDPEKFYDVFDLNINNTLPWIPGKSGFGSNYKSSICKIYKVEEGN, encoded by the coding sequence ATGAGCGAGAAGTACAAGACCGTGGAGCACGAGCGGCCGTTCAAGTACGAGGAAGGGGACTTGAACGTCACGCGCGGCTGCGCCTGGACCGGCCCTGGCTGCCACATGGGCTGCGGCGTCATCATGTACACGGACCAGGAGGGCAAGTTCGTCAAGTGCGAGGGCGACCCGGAGGACCCGTGGACCGAGGGTCGTCTGTGCATGCGCTGCTTGGACGCACCCGAGGTGACGAACCACGAGAAGCGCCTGCTGTATCCGATGAAGCGCGACCCGAAGGACCGCGGCAAGGACAAGTGGGAGCGCATCAGCTGGGATGAGGCGTATGACCTCATCACCGAGAAGTTCATGGATATGAAGGAGAAGTACGGCGCCGAGTCGGTCGTCTTCGCGCAGGGCACCGGCCGTGACATCGCCGCCTACATCACGCGCCTGGCGTGGTCGTTCGGCTCTCCCAACTACACGGGCTTCCTCTCCGGCCAAGCCTGCTACCTGCCACGCATCGCCGGTATGGCCGCCACCACCGGCGCGCCGTGGATTCCCGACTGCGCGCAGCAGTTCCCCGAGCGCTACGACCATCCCGACTACGAGGTTCCCGAGGTTATGTTCATCTGGGGCAACTATCCGCTCAAGTCGAATCTCGAGGGCTTCTACGGTCACTGGGTCATCGACCTCATGAAGCGTGGCATGAAGATCGTAACGGTCGACCCCAAGGTCACGTGGCTTGCCACCAAGTCCGATCTGCATTTGCGCGTGCGTCCCGGCACCGATGCCGCGCTCGCGCTGTCGATGATGGATGTCATCATCAAGGAGGACCTGTACGACCACGAGTTCGTCGACAAGTGGTGCTACGGCTTCGACGAGCTCAAGGCTCGCGCCGCCGAGTTCCCGCCGGAGAAGGTCGCCGAGATCACCTGGGTGCCCGCCGACAAAATCGTCGCGGCCGCCCGTATGCTCGGCAAGGCCAAGAACTCCACGCTGCAGTGGGGCGTCGCCGTCGACATGACACGCGAGGCCATGCCCGCCGGCCAGGCCATCCTGGCGCTGTGGGAGATCACGGGCAACATGGAGCGTCCGGGCGGCATGATCGTCGCCCCCGAAATCCTCTCCGTTGCCGGCGGCTGGGGTCGCGAGCTGCTGGGGCCGGAGCAGGAGAAGAAGCGCATCGGCATCCAGGACTACCCGCTCTACAACTTCGGCTTCGCCGTGTCCCAGCCCGACGAGACGGTCAAGACCATCGAGACCGGAGACCCCTATGAGATCCATGGTGCCTGGCTGCAGACCACCAATCCGCTGGCCTGCATGGGTGCCGACCCGCAGAGGCTCTACAAGGCCCTCAGCAAGCTCGACTTCATCGTCGTGGTCGACCTGTTCAGGACGCCGACCATCGAGGCCCTGGCCGACGTGGTGCTGCCCGCGCAGACCTTCGCCGAGCGCAACGGTCTGGCCTTCATCTCGGGTGCCCAGCGCGGATCGACCATCAACAAGATCGTCGACATCGGCGAGACGAAGTCCGACATGCAGATCAACCTCGAGCTCGGCAAGCGCTGGAACCCGGATGGCTGGCCCTGGGATAACGTTGACGAGATGTTCACCGACATGCTCGAGCCCACCGGCATGACCTTCGAGGAGCTACAAGAGGTCGCTCCGGCCTATCAGCCCATCGAGTACTACCGCTACGAGAAGGGCATGCTGCGCTCTGACGGCCAGCCCGGCTTCAACACCCCGACGGGTCGCATCGAGCTGTGGAGTAACTTCTACAGTCGCGCCGGTCTCGACCCGCTGCCCTACTTCGAGGAGCCCGAGCCCGGTCCCGGCTCCACGCCGGAGCTCATGGACGAGTATCCGCTCGTCATGACCTCGGGTGCGCGCTTCTGGGGCATGTTCCACTCCGAGCATCGCCAGATCGAGCGCATGCGCCACTATCGCCCCTGGCCGCTCATGGAGATTCACCCGGATACGGCCGCCAAGTACGGCATCAAGGACGGCGACTGGGTCTGGATGGAAGGGCCGCTCGGCCGCGCCAAGCGCAAGGCCAAGCTCACGCCCATCATGGATCGTCGTCTCGTCTCCTGCGATCACGGCTGGTGGTTCCCCGAGGGTGATCCCGAGAAGTTCTACGACGTGTTCGACCTGAACATCAACAACACGCTTCCGTGGATTCCGGGCAAGAGCGGTTTCGGCTCGAACTACAAGAGCTCCATCTGCAAGATCTACAAGGTTGAGGAAGGAAACTAG
- a CDS encoding response regulator transcription factor encodes MKILVVEDDPLIVRTLGELLEAEGYEVATTARQDEATTLLARSSFDLLLLDITLAQGNGFAVCAAARQAHPDMPVIFLTASDDEYSTVAGLDMGAVDYIAKPFRARELLSRMRVALRQNSSGAGMLRIGNLCLDPTTAVVSKDGEEIVLSALEYRLLLYFLQNQGRLITREMLRDAIWDTAGEYVSDNSINVYIRRLRERIEDDPAHPEVIVTVRGLGYRIGAGQ; translated from the coding sequence GTGAAGATTCTCGTCGTGGAAGACGACCCGCTCATCGTGCGAACCCTGGGCGAGCTTCTCGAAGCGGAAGGCTACGAAGTCGCCACGACCGCCCGCCAGGACGAGGCGACCACGCTTCTGGCACGATCCTCCTTCGACCTTCTCCTACTCGACATCACCCTTGCACAGGGAAATGGCTTTGCAGTCTGCGCGGCAGCGCGCCAGGCACACCCGGACATGCCGGTCATCTTCCTCACGGCATCCGACGACGAGTACTCGACCGTTGCCGGACTCGACATGGGGGCGGTGGATTACATTGCGAAGCCCTTTCGCGCACGCGAGCTGCTCTCGCGCATGAGGGTCGCGTTGCGTCAGAACTCCAGTGGCGCTGGCATGTTGCGCATCGGAAACCTGTGTCTTGACCCGACGACGGCCGTGGTGAGCAAAGACGGCGAGGAGATCGTGCTCTCGGCCCTCGAATACCGCCTGCTCCTCTACTTTCTCCAGAACCAGGGACGGCTCATCACGCGCGAGATGCTTCGCGATGCCATCTGGGACACGGCAGGCGAATACGTCTCCGACAACTCCATCAACGTCTACATCCGCCGCCTGCGCGAACGCATCGAGGACGACCCCGCGCATCCGGAGGTCATCGTCACGGTCCGCGGACTCGGCTACCGCATCGGAGCGGGGCAATGA
- a CDS encoding LysR family transcriptional regulator, which yields MDVRQLKYFLVTAQLEHVTHAARKLSIAQPALSQSLHRLEAELGVKLFVREGRNLRLTEEGAYLRDRLSPIVAELDSACAGLEAFAKAEASTVNLCIATASVIAVDAIGTFAPQHAETRFDVNRDDASPRNDIIIDTVQNADGKSGKTDIANSHADFAERVCIAIPASRSHGEAIALDELADARFISLAGSRRFRSICDELCASRGFEPDVMFESDNPAVVRKMISLGLGVGFWPERSWGPVNGDDVIVLPLADDTFSRTIHLELTPRGIEKEAARTFFEHLVEHFASVWER from the coding sequence ATGGACGTAAGGCAGCTTAAGTACTTTCTCGTGACGGCGCAGCTGGAGCATGTCACCCATGCGGCACGCAAGCTCTCAATAGCGCAGCCCGCCCTCTCGCAATCGCTCCACAGGCTCGAGGCGGAGTTGGGCGTGAAGCTCTTTGTCCGGGAGGGAAGAAACCTGAGGCTGACCGAGGAAGGCGCCTACCTGAGAGACAGGCTCTCCCCCATCGTGGCGGAGCTCGACAGCGCATGCGCAGGCCTCGAGGCGTTCGCAAAAGCCGAGGCCAGCACGGTGAACCTCTGCATCGCGACCGCCTCGGTCATCGCTGTCGATGCAATCGGCACCTTCGCGCCCCAGCACGCAGAGACGCGATTCGACGTCAACAGGGATGACGCATCACCCCGCAACGACATCATCATCGACACGGTCCAAAACGCGGATGGCAAAAGCGGCAAGACCGACATCGCGAACTCCCACGCCGACTTCGCGGAGCGCGTCTGCATAGCCATCCCGGCATCGAGATCACATGGAGAAGCTATCGCACTCGACGAGCTCGCGGATGCGCGTTTCATCAGCCTCGCGGGATCGAGGCGCTTTCGCTCCATCTGCGACGAGCTGTGCGCGAGCAGGGGCTTCGAGCCCGACGTCATGTTCGAGAGCGACAATCCGGCCGTGGTCCGAAAGATGATAAGCTTGGGCTTGGGCGTCGGATTCTGGCCCGAGCGCAGCTGGGGTCCCGTCAACGGCGACGACGTCATCGTCTTGCCGTTGGCAGATGACACCTTCTCGAGGACGATTCACCTCGAACTCACGCCACGCGGCATCGAGAAGGAAGCGGCGCGTACGTTCTTCGAACACCTCGTCGAGCACTTCGCAAGCGTATGGGAGAGATGA
- a CDS encoding ABC transporter permease, translated as MKVMTSFTIKSLRTSTARTVVTIAGVALAAALLVAVLSSYVSATDYLLRNETTANGTWMSSVIVPDDATSRDEIAAARSASDVEALATLQDVGFAGLSDNQRLTLGTYLPILTSTGSLDEVCGVHLAEGRMPQNPGEIALPGIWQRNSALALGDSVTLDVGSRRAVLAPGEQGSMSGASFAVDDYDPEFEPKGYTVEDGSSLNSSMGYLDSADDNGKFDEELVGVQSRTFTVVGFIETASWGTMTGVGPAALTFDDTATGDIEVFLDITGVSTVKQVRERTAELFGDADIETHVNLLRYMGISDHGSIWETFFYLVVILAVIIMVACISLIYNAFAISVNERMRQFGLLASIGASKRQLRRAVLLEGVIIAVIGVPVGIAVGLGACAGIFAWLGNAIADILGGQWSSFYLVVDWRVVLFAVVLTALTVLASVWIPALRAAHVSPIDALRQSSTIKLSARAVRASGGHGKLALWKRRGVSGTVFGIGGQLASINHKRNASKGRAASVSLALAIILLMTAGSFSSQLGMFTKVAGNLSEADVTMTVSLEPTDEHAATASNIEATGADVYSQASAVQGVTPLGWAIVSTHGGLIPASMAGGALNASVTADSLVDGDVPAPLFVAFLPADEFAAYAKDNGIDLPGQSGAPAAIAVREGYSNTGSMYSYDELFAQTGTIDIVTGIRGDDAATAGIMVTDTADDGAETLEFMRWVKGEGYTDQKLASDELERTPIEVVGLAERRPACVTSSGGVMIVVSMEDTGTLPLVGATNNLNFSAGFDTADSEAAVKALTPLSTVFEDAGYKISFNHVMDNAAQEQSMAMMVTVVNVFCFLFSFILTLIALANVFNTVTNGLILRKREFAVMESIGMGAHQFRSMIGCECVGYGLRGLIPGIIVSFGVSYLLYLALGISMRGLPYTPPWMYLVLGCGLVIVVMAASVLYGLHRCRKGDIVEALRME; from the coding sequence ATGAAGGTCATGACATCGTTCACCATCAAGTCGTTACGCACCTCGACGGCCCGCACCGTCGTCACCATTGCCGGCGTGGCGCTTGCCGCGGCCCTGCTCGTGGCCGTGCTCTCCTCCTACGTTTCGGCCACCGATTACCTCCTGCGCAACGAGACGACAGCCAACGGTACCTGGATGTCATCGGTCATCGTGCCCGATGACGCAACGAGCCGCGACGAAATCGCGGCGGCGCGGAGCGCATCTGACGTCGAGGCGCTCGCAACGCTGCAGGACGTGGGCTTTGCCGGGTTATCGGACAATCAGCGGCTCACGCTCGGCACCTACCTGCCCATACTCACCAGCACGGGCTCGCTCGACGAAGTCTGCGGTGTCCACCTGGCCGAGGGCCGCATGCCGCAAAATCCCGGCGAGATCGCCCTGCCCGGTATCTGGCAGCGCAACAGCGCCCTAGCACTGGGCGATAGCGTCACGCTCGACGTCGGAAGCCGTCGCGCCGTACTCGCTCCCGGCGAACAAGGCAGCATGAGCGGCGCCTCCTTCGCCGTCGATGACTATGATCCCGAGTTCGAGCCCAAGGGCTACACCGTCGAGGATGGCTCGTCCCTCAACTCGTCGATGGGATATCTCGATTCCGCCGATGACAACGGCAAGTTCGACGAGGAGCTCGTCGGCGTGCAATCGCGCACCTTCACCGTGGTCGGCTTCATAGAGACCGCCTCCTGGGGTACCATGACCGGCGTGGGACCGGCCGCCCTCACCTTCGATGACACCGCTACCGGCGACATCGAGGTCTTCCTCGACATCACCGGCGTCTCCACCGTCAAGCAGGTCCGCGAGCGTACCGCCGAGCTCTTCGGCGACGCTGACATCGAAACCCATGTGAATCTCCTGCGCTACATGGGCATCAGCGACCACGGCTCGATATGGGAGACCTTCTTCTATCTCGTGGTCATCCTCGCTGTCATCATCATGGTCGCTTGCATCTCGCTCATCTACAACGCATTTGCCATCTCGGTCAACGAACGCATGCGGCAGTTCGGTCTGCTTGCCTCGATTGGCGCGTCCAAGCGCCAACTGCGCCGCGCGGTCCTGCTCGAAGGCGTCATCATCGCCGTCATCGGCGTCCCCGTCGGCATCGCGGTGGGGCTCGGCGCGTGCGCGGGTATCTTCGCCTGGCTCGGCAACGCCATCGCCGACATACTGGGCGGGCAGTGGAGTTCGTTCTACCTCGTCGTCGATTGGCGCGTGGTGCTCTTCGCCGTGGTCCTCACGGCGCTGACGGTACTCGCGAGCGTCTGGATTCCCGCCTTGCGCGCCGCCCACGTCTCCCCCATCGACGCGCTGCGCCAGAGCTCGACAATCAAGCTATCGGCCCGTGCCGTGCGCGCGTCCGGCGGACACGGCAAGCTCGCGCTCTGGAAGCGTCGGGGCGTGTCGGGCACGGTCTTCGGCATCGGCGGACAGCTCGCCTCGATCAACCACAAGCGCAACGCTTCCAAGGGGCGCGCCGCGTCCGTTTCGCTGGCCCTCGCCATCATCCTGCTCATGACTGCCGGGTCATTCTCGTCGCAGCTCGGCATGTTCACGAAGGTCGCCGGCAACCTCTCGGAAGCCGATGTCACGATGACGGTTTCCCTGGAGCCCACCGACGAGCACGCGGCTACGGCCTCGAACATCGAGGCGACCGGTGCCGACGTCTACTCCCAGGCGAGCGCCGTGCAAGGCGTGACGCCTCTGGGTTGGGCCATCGTATCGACACATGGCGGGCTCATTCCCGCGTCCATGGCGGGAGGCGCCCTGAACGCCTCGGTCACCGCGGATTCGCTCGTCGACGGTGACGTGCCGGCACCGCTCTTCGTCGCCTTCCTGCCGGCCGACGAGTTCGCCGCCTATGCCAAGGACAACGGCATCGACCTTCCCGGGCAGTCCGGCGCACCTGCCGCCATAGCCGTGCGCGAGGGCTACAGCAACACGGGAAGCATGTACAGCTACGATGAGCTCTTTGCCCAGACGGGAACCATCGACATCGTGACCGGCATCAGAGGAGACGACGCGGCCACGGCGGGCATCATGGTGACCGACACGGCTGACGACGGAGCGGAGACGCTCGAATTCATGCGCTGGGTCAAAGGCGAAGGCTACACCGACCAGAAGCTCGCTTCCGACGAACTCGAGCGCACGCCAATCGAGGTCGTGGGGTTGGCGGAGAGGCGACCCGCATGCGTCACCTCAAGCGGTGGTGTGATGATCGTCGTTTCCATGGAAGACACCGGCACTTTGCCCCTCGTCGGTGCAACGAACAACCTGAACTTCTCGGCTGGCTTCGACACCGCCGACAGTGAAGCTGCGGTTAAGGCCCTCACGCCACTCTCCACCGTTTTCGAGGACGCCGGCTACAAGATCTCCTTCAACCACGTGATGGACAACGCGGCCCAGGAGCAGTCCATGGCCATGATGGTGACCGTGGTGAACGTGTTCTGCTTCCTGTTCTCGTTCATCCTCACGCTCATCGCCCTGGCCAACGTGTTCAACACCGTGACCAACGGCCTCATCCTGCGCAAGCGCGAGTTCGCGGTCATGGAGTCCATCGGCATGGGCGCGCACCAGTTCCGCTCGATGATAGGCTGCGAATGCGTCGGGTACGGCCTGCGCGGCCTCATACCCGGCATCATCGTGTCGTTTGGCGTGAGTTACCTGCTCTACCTGGCGCTTGGCATATCCATGCGCGGGCTGCCCTACACACCGCCGTGGATGTACCTCGTCCTGGGTTGCGGGCTCGTGATCGTGGTCATGGCCGCGAGCGTGCTCTACGGCCTGCACCGTTGCCGCAAGGGTGACATCGTCGAAGCCCTGAGGATGGAATAG
- a CDS encoding thioredoxin, whose product MIHEITDENFETEVMDADTPCVIEFTSDWCVLCKDMVPSFEKVAEELGDKVKFCSVDTGKQRKLGITFAVGSLPYVVYVANGEMTPLFDELVSADRLRERVQFMLDGGEVATTRPVNLAHLHR is encoded by the coding sequence ATGATTCACGAAATCACCGACGAGAACTTCGAGACCGAGGTCATGGACGCGGATACGCCTTGCGTCATCGAATTCACCTCCGACTGGTGCGTGCTGTGCAAGGACATGGTCCCCTCGTTCGAGAAGGTCGCCGAAGAGCTCGGTGACAAGGTGAAGTTCTGCAGCGTGGACACCGGCAAGCAGCGCAAGCTGGGCATCACGTTTGCCGTCGGCTCGCTCCCCTACGTCGTCTACGTGGCAAACGGCGAGATGACTCCGCTCTTCGACGAGCTCGTCTCGGCGGACAGGTTGCGCGAGCGCGTGCAATTCATGCTCGACGGCGGCGAGGTCGCGACGACGCGCCCCGTCAACCTTGCGCATCTACACCGGTAG